In one window of Oncorhynchus kisutch isolate 150728-3 linkage group LG16, Okis_V2, whole genome shotgun sequence DNA:
- the LOC109879719 gene encoding single-stranded DNA-binding protein 3 isoform X1 encodes MYAKGKGAVVPSDNQAREKLALYVYEYLLHVGAQKSAQTFLSEIRWEKNITLGEPPGFLHSWWCVFWDLYCAAPDRRENCEHSSEAKAFHDYSAAAAPSPVMGNMPPNDGMPGGPMPPGFFQGPPGSQQSPHAQPPHGMGPHGQPFMSPRFPGGPRPSLRMPNQPPGGIPGSQPLLPNSMDPTRPQGHPNMGGPMRMNAPRGMGPMGPQNYGGMRPPPNSMGGPMPGMNMGPGGRGPWPGPNANSIQYSSSSPGHYVGPPGGGGPPGTPIMPSPGDSNNSSENIYTMMNPIGPGGNRPNFPMGPGPDGPMGAMGAMEPHHMNGSLGSGDMDGLPKNSPNNMGGMSNPPGTPRDDGEMGGNFLNPFQSESASRTALGHAGPLVKAELPDAVCGLDRKQRHRKSLLSNPAPCLSDFLSGSGQ; translated from the exons GTTAGCGCTGTACGTATATGAGTACCTGCTGCATGTAGGAGCACAGAAGTCTGCACAGACCTTCTTGTCAGAG ataCGATGGGAAAAGAATATTACGTTAGGGGAGCCTCCTGGATTCCTGCACTCGTGGTGGTG TGTATTCTGGGATTTGTATTGCGCTGCGCCGGACAGACGGGAAAACTGCGAACACTCCAGCGAGGCCAAGGCCTTCCATGATTAC agtGCGGCAGCAGCCCCCAGTCCTGTGATGGGGAATATGCCTCCTAATGATGGTATGCCAGGAGGACCCATGCCGCCTGGATTCTTCCAG gGTCCGCCAGGCTCCCAGCAGTCTCCTCACGCACAGCCCCCCCACGGCATGGGACCACACGGACAG ccttTCATGTCGCCACGGTTTCCAGGTGGACCCCGCCCCTCTCTCCGAATGCCAAATCAG CCTCCCGGGGGAATCCCTGGTTCTCAGCCTCTCCTGCCAAACAGCATGGACCCCACCAGaccacaag GACATCCTAATATGGGCGGGCCAATGAGAATGAACGCTCCACGAGGAATGGGGCCAATGGGTCCACAG AACTACGGGGGTATGAGACCCCCTCCTAACTCCATGGGTGGTCCTATGCCTGGGATGAACAT GGGACCTGGTGGTAGAGGACCATGGCCTGGTCCCAATGCGAACTCA ATACAATACTCTTCCTCATCTCCCGGCCACTATGTG GGTCCTCCAGGAGGAGGGGGGCCGCCCGGAACTCCCATCATGCCCAGCCCAGGTG ACTCCAACAACTCCAGTGAAAACATCTACACTATGATGAACCCTATAGGACCAGGAGGAAACAGACCCAAC TTCCCTATGGGCCCGGGGCCTGATGGACCGATGGGAGCTATGGGAGCCATGGAACCTCACCACATGAACGGCTCACTAG GCTCTGGGGACATGGACGGGTTGCCAAAG AACTCTCCTAACAACATGGGGGGTATGAGCAACCCTCCCGGGACGCCGCGGGACGATGGAGAGATGGGTGGAAACTTCCTCAACCCATTCCAAAGTGAAAGT GCTTCTAGGACAGCCCTGGGGCATGCTGGGCCTCTAGTGAAGGCGGAGCTTCCCGACGCTGTCTGTGGCCTAGACAGGAAACAGAGACACAGGAAATCCCTACTCTCTAACCCTGCCCCCTGCCTCTCTGACTTCTTGTCAGGGTCTGGACAATGA
- the LOC109879719 gene encoding single-stranded DNA-binding protein 3 isoform X2 has translation MYAKGKGAVVPSDNQAREKLALYVYEYLLHVGAQKSAQTFLSEIRWEKNITLGEPPGFLHSWWCVFWDLYCAAPDRRENCEHSSEAKAFHDYSAAAAPSPVMGNMPPNDGMPGGPMPPGFFQGPPGSQQSPHAQPPHGMGPHGQPFMSPRFPGGPRPSLRMPNQPPGGIPGSQPLLPNSMDPTRPQGHPNMGGPMRMNAPRGMGPMGPQNYGGMRPPPNSMGGPMPGMNMGPGGRGPWPGPNANSIQYSSSSPGHYVGPPGGGGPPGTPIMPSPDSNNSSENIYTMMNPIGPGGNRPNFPMGPGPDGPMGAMGAMEPHHMNGSLGSGDMDGLPKNSPNNMGGMSNPPGTPRDDGEMGGNFLNPFQSESASRTALGHAGPLVKAELPDAVCGLDRKQRHRKSLLSNPAPCLSDFLSGSGQ, from the exons GTTAGCGCTGTACGTATATGAGTACCTGCTGCATGTAGGAGCACAGAAGTCTGCACAGACCTTCTTGTCAGAG ataCGATGGGAAAAGAATATTACGTTAGGGGAGCCTCCTGGATTCCTGCACTCGTGGTGGTG TGTATTCTGGGATTTGTATTGCGCTGCGCCGGACAGACGGGAAAACTGCGAACACTCCAGCGAGGCCAAGGCCTTCCATGATTAC agtGCGGCAGCAGCCCCCAGTCCTGTGATGGGGAATATGCCTCCTAATGATGGTATGCCAGGAGGACCCATGCCGCCTGGATTCTTCCAG gGTCCGCCAGGCTCCCAGCAGTCTCCTCACGCACAGCCCCCCCACGGCATGGGACCACACGGACAG ccttTCATGTCGCCACGGTTTCCAGGTGGACCCCGCCCCTCTCTCCGAATGCCAAATCAG CCTCCCGGGGGAATCCCTGGTTCTCAGCCTCTCCTGCCAAACAGCATGGACCCCACCAGaccacaag GACATCCTAATATGGGCGGGCCAATGAGAATGAACGCTCCACGAGGAATGGGGCCAATGGGTCCACAG AACTACGGGGGTATGAGACCCCCTCCTAACTCCATGGGTGGTCCTATGCCTGGGATGAACAT GGGACCTGGTGGTAGAGGACCATGGCCTGGTCCCAATGCGAACTCA ATACAATACTCTTCCTCATCTCCCGGCCACTATGTG GGTCCTCCAGGAGGAGGGGGGCCGCCCGGAACTCCCATCATGCCCAGCCCAG ACTCCAACAACTCCAGTGAAAACATCTACACTATGATGAACCCTATAGGACCAGGAGGAAACAGACCCAAC TTCCCTATGGGCCCGGGGCCTGATGGACCGATGGGAGCTATGGGAGCCATGGAACCTCACCACATGAACGGCTCACTAG GCTCTGGGGACATGGACGGGTTGCCAAAG AACTCTCCTAACAACATGGGGGGTATGAGCAACCCTCCCGGGACGCCGCGGGACGATGGAGAGATGGGTGGAAACTTCCTCAACCCATTCCAAAGTGAAAGT GCTTCTAGGACAGCCCTGGGGCATGCTGGGCCTCTAGTGAAGGCGGAGCTTCCCGACGCTGTCTGTGGCCTAGACAGGAAACAGAGACACAGGAAATCCCTACTCTCTAACCCTGCCCCCTGCCTCTCTGACTTCTTGTCAGGGTCTGGACAATGA
- the LOC109879719 gene encoding single-stranded DNA-binding protein 3 isoform X3 translates to MYAKGKGAVVPSDNQAREKLALYVYEYLLHVGAQKSAQTFLSEIRWEKNITLGEPPGFLHSWWCVFWDLYCAAPDRRENCEHSSEAKAFHDYSAAAAPSPVMGNMPPNDGMPGGPMPPGFFQGPPGSQQSPHAQPPHGMGPHGQPFMSPRFPGGPRPSLRMPNQPPGGIPGSQPLLPNSMDPTRPQGHPNMGGPMRMNAPRGMGPMGPQNYGGMRPPPNSMGGPMPGMNMGPGGRGPWPGPNANSIQYSSSSPGHYVGPPGGGGPPGTPIMPSPGDSNNSSENIYTMMNPIGPGGNRPNFPMGPGPDGPMGAMGAMEPHHMNGSLGSGDMDGLPKNSPNNMGGMSNPPGTPRDDGEMGGNFLNPFQSESYSPNMTMSV, encoded by the exons GTTAGCGCTGTACGTATATGAGTACCTGCTGCATGTAGGAGCACAGAAGTCTGCACAGACCTTCTTGTCAGAG ataCGATGGGAAAAGAATATTACGTTAGGGGAGCCTCCTGGATTCCTGCACTCGTGGTGGTG TGTATTCTGGGATTTGTATTGCGCTGCGCCGGACAGACGGGAAAACTGCGAACACTCCAGCGAGGCCAAGGCCTTCCATGATTAC agtGCGGCAGCAGCCCCCAGTCCTGTGATGGGGAATATGCCTCCTAATGATGGTATGCCAGGAGGACCCATGCCGCCTGGATTCTTCCAG gGTCCGCCAGGCTCCCAGCAGTCTCCTCACGCACAGCCCCCCCACGGCATGGGACCACACGGACAG ccttTCATGTCGCCACGGTTTCCAGGTGGACCCCGCCCCTCTCTCCGAATGCCAAATCAG CCTCCCGGGGGAATCCCTGGTTCTCAGCCTCTCCTGCCAAACAGCATGGACCCCACCAGaccacaag GACATCCTAATATGGGCGGGCCAATGAGAATGAACGCTCCACGAGGAATGGGGCCAATGGGTCCACAG AACTACGGGGGTATGAGACCCCCTCCTAACTCCATGGGTGGTCCTATGCCTGGGATGAACAT GGGACCTGGTGGTAGAGGACCATGGCCTGGTCCCAATGCGAACTCA ATACAATACTCTTCCTCATCTCCCGGCCACTATGTG GGTCCTCCAGGAGGAGGGGGGCCGCCCGGAACTCCCATCATGCCCAGCCCAGGTG ACTCCAACAACTCCAGTGAAAACATCTACACTATGATGAACCCTATAGGACCAGGAGGAAACAGACCCAAC TTCCCTATGGGCCCGGGGCCTGATGGACCGATGGGAGCTATGGGAGCCATGGAACCTCACCACATGAACGGCTCACTAG GCTCTGGGGACATGGACGGGTTGCCAAAG AACTCTCCTAACAACATGGGGGGTATGAGCAACCCTCCCGGGACGCCGCGGGACGATGGAGAGATGGGTGGAAACTTCCTCAACCCATTCCAAAGTGAAAGT TATTCACCCAACATGACGATGAGTGTGTAA
- the LOC109879719 gene encoding single-stranded DNA-binding protein 3 isoform X4, whose product MYAKGKGAVVPSDNQAREKLALYVYEYLLHVGAQKSAQTFLSEIRWEKNITLGEPPGFLHSWWCVFWDLYCAAPDRRENCEHSSEAKAFHDYSAAAAPSPVMGNMPPNDGMPGGPMPPGFFQGPPGSQQSPHAQPPHGMGPHGQPFMSPRFPGGPRPSLRMPNQPPGGIPGSQPLLPNSMDPTRPQGHPNMGGPMRMNAPRGMGPMGPQNYGGMRPPPNSMGGPMPGMNMGPGGRGPWPGPNANSIQYSSSSPGHYVGPPGGGGPPGTPIMPSPDSNNSSENIYTMMNPIGPGGNRPNFPMGPGPDGPMGAMGAMEPHHMNGSLGSGDMDGLPKNSPNNMGGMSNPPGTPRDDGEMGGNFLNPFQSESYSPNMTMSV is encoded by the exons GTTAGCGCTGTACGTATATGAGTACCTGCTGCATGTAGGAGCACAGAAGTCTGCACAGACCTTCTTGTCAGAG ataCGATGGGAAAAGAATATTACGTTAGGGGAGCCTCCTGGATTCCTGCACTCGTGGTGGTG TGTATTCTGGGATTTGTATTGCGCTGCGCCGGACAGACGGGAAAACTGCGAACACTCCAGCGAGGCCAAGGCCTTCCATGATTAC agtGCGGCAGCAGCCCCCAGTCCTGTGATGGGGAATATGCCTCCTAATGATGGTATGCCAGGAGGACCCATGCCGCCTGGATTCTTCCAG gGTCCGCCAGGCTCCCAGCAGTCTCCTCACGCACAGCCCCCCCACGGCATGGGACCACACGGACAG ccttTCATGTCGCCACGGTTTCCAGGTGGACCCCGCCCCTCTCTCCGAATGCCAAATCAG CCTCCCGGGGGAATCCCTGGTTCTCAGCCTCTCCTGCCAAACAGCATGGACCCCACCAGaccacaag GACATCCTAATATGGGCGGGCCAATGAGAATGAACGCTCCACGAGGAATGGGGCCAATGGGTCCACAG AACTACGGGGGTATGAGACCCCCTCCTAACTCCATGGGTGGTCCTATGCCTGGGATGAACAT GGGACCTGGTGGTAGAGGACCATGGCCTGGTCCCAATGCGAACTCA ATACAATACTCTTCCTCATCTCCCGGCCACTATGTG GGTCCTCCAGGAGGAGGGGGGCCGCCCGGAACTCCCATCATGCCCAGCCCAG ACTCCAACAACTCCAGTGAAAACATCTACACTATGATGAACCCTATAGGACCAGGAGGAAACAGACCCAAC TTCCCTATGGGCCCGGGGCCTGATGGACCGATGGGAGCTATGGGAGCCATGGAACCTCACCACATGAACGGCTCACTAG GCTCTGGGGACATGGACGGGTTGCCAAAG AACTCTCCTAACAACATGGGGGGTATGAGCAACCCTCCCGGGACGCCGCGGGACGATGGAGAGATGGGTGGAAACTTCCTCAACCCATTCCAAAGTGAAAGT TATTCACCCAACATGACGATGAGTGTGTAA